A stretch of DNA from Microlunatus sp. Gsoil 973:
CGATCTGGGGCAGATCGACGTCCAGGCCAAGATCAAGATCCGGATGAAGGACATCGTCCCGCCGGCCGGCTCCGAGCTGCGCGCCGACGGCACCATCCTGCTGGAGACGACCTTGGGTCGGGCCCTGTTCAACGAGGCGCTGCCGGACGACTACCCGTTCGTCAACTCCGAGGTGGGCAAGAAGCAGTTGGGCGTGATCGTCAACGATCTGGCCGAGCGCTACCCGAAGGTCGAGGTGGCCGCCTGCCTGGACAACCTGAAGGAGCTCGGTTTCCACTGGGCGACCCGTTCGGGTGTCACGGTGTCGATCGGCGACGTCTCGACTCCGGCCGACAAGGTCGAGATCCTGTCCGAGTACGAGGGTCGGGCCAAGAAGGTCGACACCCAGTACGACCGGGGGCTGATCACCGAGGACGAGCGGCGCCAGGAACTGATCGAGATCTGGACCGACGCCACCAGCGTGCTCGGGCAGGCGATGGAGAAGAACTTCTCCAAGACCAACCCGATCTACATGATGGTGCACTCGGGTGCCCGCGGGAACATGGTGCAGATGCGGCAGATCGCCGCTATGCGTGGTCTCGTGGTGAACCCGAAGGGTGAGATCATCGCGCGGCCGATCAAGTCCAACTTCCGTGAAGGTCTGACCGTGTTGGAGTACTTCAACTCCACCCACGGTGGCCGGAAGGGCCAGGCCGACACCGCGCTGCGGACCGCCGACTCGGGTTACCTGACCCGGCGTCTGGTGGACGTCAGCCAGGACGTGATCATCCGCGAGGAGGACTGCGGGACCGAGCGGGGTCTGATCAAGACCATTGCCACCGATGAGACCGGTACGCTCGTTGCCGACGAGCACGTCGAGACCGCGGTGTACGCCCGGACGCTGGCCGTCGACGTGCTGGACGCGCAAGGCAACGTGTTGCTGCCGGCCGGAGTCGATCTTGGTGACGTCAACATCAAGTTGCTGATCGACAACGGCGTGTCCCAGGTCCGGGTCCGCAGCGTGCTCACCTGTGAGTCCGCCTCCGGCACCTGCGCGATGTGCTACGGCCGGTCGCTGGCCAGCGGCAAGCTGGTCGACGTCGGTGAGGCCGTCGGGATCGTCGCGGCGCAGTCCATCGGTGAGCCGGGTACCCAGCTGACCATGCGGACCTTCCACACCGGTGGTGTCGCGGGTGATGACATCACCCAGGGTCTGCCGCGTGTGGTCGAGCTCTTCGAGGCCCGCCAGCCCAAGGGCAAGGCGCCGATCGCCGAGGCGGCCGGCCGGATCGAGATCGAGGACGGTGATCGCTCCAAGAAGTTGATCATCACCCCCGACGACGGTTCGGACAAGGTCGAGATCGCGGTCAGCCGCCGGGTCCGGCTGCTGGTCGACGAAGGTGATCATGTCGACGTCGGTCAGCAGTTGACCGCCGGTACTCCGGATCCGCAGGACGTGCTGCGCATCCTCGGTGTCCGCAAGGTGCAGGAGCACCTGGTGGAAGAGGTGCAGACCGTCTACCGGACCCAGGGTGCGGAGATCCACGAGAAGCACATCGAGATCATCATCCGGCAGATGCTGCGTCGGGTGACGGTGATCGAGTCCGGTGACTCCGAGCTGCTCGCCGGTGATCTGGTCGACCGTCCGTCGTACGAGGCGGCCAACCGCAGGGTGGTGGCCGAGGGCGGTACCCCGGCCTCCGGACGCCCGGTGCTGATGGGCATCACCAAGGCGTCGCTGGCAACCGAGTCGTGGCTCTCGGCGGCCTCCTTCCAGGAGACCACCAAGGTCCTGACCGATGCCGCGATCCACGGCAAGTCCGACAGCCTTGTCGGTCTGAAGGAGAACGTCATCCTCGGCAAGCTGATCCCGGCCGGCACCGGCCTGGAGCGCTACCGCAACATCCGGGTGGAGCCCACTCCGGAGGCGCGGGCGCAGGCGTACTCGATGGTCGGTTACGACCCGTTCGACTACGACTTCGGCTCCGGCAGCGGTGCTGCGGTTCCGCTGGAGGAGTTCGATCTCGGCGACTACCGGTAGGTCCTGCCTCACCCCTCTTGCCGCACCAACTACTGCACCCCGCACCCTGTACACAGGGTGCGGGGTGCAGTAC
This window harbors:
- a CDS encoding DNA-directed RNA polymerase subunit beta', producing MLDVNFFDTIRIGLASADEIRAWSYGEVKKPETINYRTLKPERDGLFCEKIFGPTRDWECYCGKYKRVRFKGIICERCGVEVTRSKVRRERMGHIELAAPVTHIWYFKGVPSRLGYLLDIAPKDLEKVIYFAAYMITSVDEEGRHRDLSSLEAKIDTERKQLEGRRDSDIENRMKKLEEDMAQLESEGAKSDAKRKVREGAEREVKQLRDRAQRELDRLDAVWNRFKNLKVQDLEGDEILYREMKNRFGRYFEGSMGADAIQKRLQTFDLGAEAANLRETIQTGKGQRKTRALKRLKVVSAFLQTRNAADAMVLDAVPVIPPDLRPMVQLDGGRFATSDLNDLYRRVINRNNRLKRLLDLGAPEIIVNNEKRMLQEAVDSLFDNGRRGRPVTGPGNRPLKSISDMLKGKQGRFRQNLLGKRVDYSGRSVIVVGPQLKLHQCGLPKAMALELFKPFVMKRLDDLNHAQNIKSAKRMVERQRPVVWDVLEEVIAEHPVLLNRAPTLHRLGIQAFEPQLIEGKAIQIHPLVCTAFNADFDGDQMAVHLPLSAEAQAEARILMLSTNNILKPADGRPVTMPTQDMIIGGYYLTMDRDEVHGNGRIFGSVAEAQMAFDLGQIDVQAKIKIRMKDIVPPAGSELRADGTILLETTLGRALFNEALPDDYPFVNSEVGKKQLGVIVNDLAERYPKVEVAACLDNLKELGFHWATRSGVTVSIGDVSTPADKVEILSEYEGRAKKVDTQYDRGLITEDERRQELIEIWTDATSVLGQAMEKNFSKTNPIYMMVHSGARGNMVQMRQIAAMRGLVVNPKGEIIARPIKSNFREGLTVLEYFNSTHGGRKGQADTALRTADSGYLTRRLVDVSQDVIIREEDCGTERGLIKTIATDETGTLVADEHVETAVYARTLAVDVLDAQGNVLLPAGVDLGDVNIKLLIDNGVSQVRVRSVLTCESASGTCAMCYGRSLASGKLVDVGEAVGIVAAQSIGEPGTQLTMRTFHTGGVAGDDITQGLPRVVELFEARQPKGKAPIAEAAGRIEIEDGDRSKKLIITPDDGSDKVEIAVSRRVRLLVDEGDHVDVGQQLTAGTPDPQDVLRILGVRKVQEHLVEEVQTVYRTQGAEIHEKHIEIIIRQMLRRVTVIESGDSELLAGDLVDRPSYEAANRRVVAEGGTPASGRPVLMGITKASLATESWLSAASFQETTKVLTDAAIHGKSDSLVGLKENVILGKLIPAGTGLERYRNIRVEPTPEARAQAYSMVGYDPFDYDFGSGSGAAVPLEEFDLGDYR